One stretch of Oceanimonas pelagia DNA includes these proteins:
- the glnB gene encoding nitrogen regulatory protein P-II encodes MKKIEAIIKPFKLDDVREALAERGITGMTVSEVKGFGRQKGHTELYRGAEYMVDFLPKVKLELVVQDELVEACIEAIETTARTGKIGDGKIFVLDVGQVIRIRTGEQNEEAV; translated from the coding sequence ATGAAAAAAATTGAAGCCATTATCAAGCCCTTCAAGCTGGACGACGTGCGCGAAGCCCTGGCCGAACGCGGCATCACCGGTATGACGGTATCGGAAGTAAAAGGGTTTGGTCGCCAGAAGGGCCACACCGAGCTGTATCGCGGCGCCGAATACATGGTGGACTTTCTGCCCAAGGTCAAGCTGGAGCTGGTGGTGCAGGACGAGCTGGTGGAAGCCTGCATTGAGGCCATTGAAACCACGGCCCGCACCGGCAAGATTGGTGACGGCAAGATTTTTGTGCTCGACGTGGGCCAGGTGATCCGCATTCGTACCGGCGAACAGAACGAAGAAGCGGTGTAA
- the luxS gene encoding S-ribosylhomocysteine lyase, protein MPLLDSFTVDHTRMEAPAVRVAKTMATPHNDTITVFDLRFCLPNQEILSEKGIHTLEHLFAGFMRNHLNGDGVEIIDISPMGCRTGFYMSLVGAPDERRVAAAWKAAMEDVLKVENQSQIPELNEYQCGTYVMHSLDEAQAIARNILERGIGINSNQSLALPEEMLKTL, encoded by the coding sequence ATGCCACTGCTGGACAGTTTCACCGTAGATCACACCCGCATGGAAGCCCCGGCGGTGCGGGTTGCCAAGACCATGGCCACGCCCCACAACGACACCATTACCGTGTTTGACCTGCGTTTCTGCCTGCCCAACCAGGAAATCCTGTCCGAAAAGGGCATTCACACCCTGGAGCACCTGTTTGCGGGCTTTATGCGCAATCACCTCAACGGCGACGGTGTGGAGATCATCGACATTTCCCCCATGGGGTGTCGCACCGGTTTTTACATGAGCCTGGTGGGCGCGCCCGACGAGCGGCGGGTGGCCGCGGCCTGGAAGGCGGCGATGGAAGACGTGCTCAAGGTGGAAAATCAGTCCCAGATCCCCGAACTCAACGAATATCAGTGCGGCACCTATGTGATGCACTCCCTGGATGAAGCCCAGGCCATCGCCCGCAATATTCTCGAGCGGGGCATCGGCATCAACAGCAACCAGAGCCTGGCCCTGCCGGAAGAAATGCTGAAAACCCTGTAA